From one Pempheris klunzingeri isolate RE-2024b chromosome 9, fPemKlu1.hap1, whole genome shotgun sequence genomic stretch:
- the LOC139207099 gene encoding voltage-gated monoatomic cation channel TMEM109 isoform X1, protein MSFCASGSGRGGGAMARFFLTICLLALGWAGAEPEQAWPGGEGPPAPVTLRTVITGTCQEVQRYAESLVGSGVIRSAAESAVLFLESLLGQENVYTVAMFLEMAIRFLAEGAASGLNVIAVYVTEILRVTGFDAALTLPRFTPEGVTAIAQWGLLALIGYWVLTIAFRLLVCMVRRLFWLVKTVLALWLFGLIATDKNATADTTAVRLAGLVLGCVLLTLLTSGSEKTSAVEHRLSSLEGRLKAVEKRKGE, encoded by the exons ATGAGTTTTTGTGCGTCTGGCTCTGGGCGCGGTGGAGGTGCCATGGCTCGGTTTTTCCTCACCATCTGTTTGTTGGCGCTGGGCTGGGCTGGAGCTGAACCTGAGCAAGCCTGGCCGGGAGGGGAGGGCCCACCGGCCCCGGTCACCCTCCGTACCGTGATCACCGGGACCTGCCAGGAGGTCCAGCGGTACGCGGAGTCACTGGTGGGGAGCGGCGTGATACGGTCAGCTGCTGAG AGTGCAGTGTTGTTTCTTGAGTCATTGCTTGGTCAGGAGAACGTCTATACGGTGGCCATG TTTTTGGAAATGGCGATCCGTTTCCTGGCTGAAGGAGCTGCCAGCGGCCTGAACGTCATCGCTGTTTACGTCACAGAGATCCTCAGGGTCACTGGATTTGATG CTGCACTGACATTGCCCCGCTTCACTCCAGAAGGTGTGACCGCCATAGCCCAGTGGGGTCTGCTGGCCCTCATTGGCTACTGGGTGCTGACCATTGCTTTCCGTCTGTTGGTCTGCATGGTGAGGCGGTTGTTCTGGTTGGTGAAAACCGTCTTGGCGCTCTGGCTCTTCGGACTAATCGCCACTGACAAGAATGCCACTGCAGACACCACGGCAGTGCGACTGGCCGGCCTGGTGCTGGGATGCGTCCTGTTGACGCTGCTCACTTCTGGCTCTGAAAAGACTTCTGCAGTGGAGCACCGGCTGAGCAGCCTGGAGGGCCGACTGAAGGCAGTAGAGAAGAGGAAAGGGGAATAG
- the LOC139207099 gene encoding voltage-gated monoatomic cation channel TMEM109 isoform X2, whose product MSFCASGSGRGGGAMARFFLTICLLALGWAGAEPEQAWPGGEGPPAPVTLRTVITGTCQEVQRYAESLVGSGVIRSAAEFLEMAIRFLAEGAASGLNVIAVYVTEILRVTGFDAALTLPRFTPEGVTAIAQWGLLALIGYWVLTIAFRLLVCMVRRLFWLVKTVLALWLFGLIATDKNATADTTAVRLAGLVLGCVLLTLLTSGSEKTSAVEHRLSSLEGRLKAVEKRKGE is encoded by the exons ATGAGTTTTTGTGCGTCTGGCTCTGGGCGCGGTGGAGGTGCCATGGCTCGGTTTTTCCTCACCATCTGTTTGTTGGCGCTGGGCTGGGCTGGAGCTGAACCTGAGCAAGCCTGGCCGGGAGGGGAGGGCCCACCGGCCCCGGTCACCCTCCGTACCGTGATCACCGGGACCTGCCAGGAGGTCCAGCGGTACGCGGAGTCACTGGTGGGGAGCGGCGTGATACGGTCAGCTGCTGAG TTTTTGGAAATGGCGATCCGTTTCCTGGCTGAAGGAGCTGCCAGCGGCCTGAACGTCATCGCTGTTTACGTCACAGAGATCCTCAGGGTCACTGGATTTGATG CTGCACTGACATTGCCCCGCTTCACTCCAGAAGGTGTGACCGCCATAGCCCAGTGGGGTCTGCTGGCCCTCATTGGCTACTGGGTGCTGACCATTGCTTTCCGTCTGTTGGTCTGCATGGTGAGGCGGTTGTTCTGGTTGGTGAAAACCGTCTTGGCGCTCTGGCTCTTCGGACTAATCGCCACTGACAAGAATGCCACTGCAGACACCACGGCAGTGCGACTGGCCGGCCTGGTGCTGGGATGCGTCCTGTTGACGCTGCTCACTTCTGGCTCTGAAAAGACTTCTGCAGTGGAGCACCGGCTGAGCAGCCTGGAGGGCCGACTGAAGGCAGTAGAGAAGAGGAAAGGGGAATAG
- the LOC139206715 gene encoding uncharacterized protein isoform X1 has product MIMMLLLLLLGACVGMGLSHDQLYGSTYRIRLLTMAHSIEFTPSYSSDVTILWKHNDPPAKEDSRRKVVDYFFVMSDLTQRDSGRYVLRDQNQRALSRTTIDVIASTKSYTKTPGEIFSFTSNLESKSCNIYFFPESEHGQTEMEAEIVRKGRLQWRVVDLLICNEFDVLDPCGILNEDIRTSCRGRYEVRDSNGDTALVVNLEVDEPEQFEPSYIGIGVGLSLAAICCRCCVKCCCSGKSSKKDQSETAEDEPQPAVHYQEYDREPAGPRPDELSPPSETDYPPQPSCTPTGPLIHNPPPVDVPPAYSEVVAPAEQADAPSVPTPQFELKGMTFPSAPLLNSDPSYCDVYTSDKLNFL; this is encoded by the exons GCCTCTCGCATGATCAGCTGTATGGGAGCACATACAGAATAAGGCTTCTCACAATGGCCCATTCCATTGAGTTCACCCCTAGTTACAGCTCAGATGTGACAATCTTGTGGAAACACAATGACCCTCCAGCCAAAGAGGACAGTAGGCGGAAGGTGGTGGATTACTTCTTTGTAATGTCTGATTTAACCCAGAGAGACAGTGGCCGCTATGTACTAAGAGACCAAAATCAGAGAGCACTGTCTAGAACTACCATTGATGTCATAG CATCCACAAAGTCCTATACAAAGACTCCAGGTGAAATCTTCAGCTTCACTTCTAATCTGGAATCAAAGTCCTGCAACATCTACTTCTTCCCAGAAAGTGAACACGGCCAGACGGAGATGGAGGCAGAGATAGTTCGTAAAGGCAGGCTGCAGTGGCGGGTTGTGGATCTGTTGATTTGCAACGAGTTTGACGTCTTAGATCCATGTGGGATTTTAAATGAGGACATCAGAACGTCGTGCAGAGGGCGCTATGAGGTCAGAGATTCAAATGGCGATACAGCCTTAGTGGTGAATCTGGAAGTAGATGAGC CAGAACAATTTGAACCATCTTACATTGGGATTGGCGTTGGCCTTTCCCTCGCTGCAATTTGCTGCCGTTGTTGCGTGAAGTGCTGCTGTAGTGGGAAGAGCTCCAAAAAGGACCAAAGTGAGACTGCTGAAGACGAACCTCAACCTGCCGTGCATTACCAAGAG TATGACAGGGAGCCTGCTGGACCGAGGCCAGACGAGCTCAGTCCGCCCTCGGAGACGGACTACCCCCCTCAGCCTTCCTGTACTCCAACTGGCCCGCtg ATACACAATCCTCCTCCTGTGGACGTGCCGCCAGCTTATTCTGAG GTTGTAGCTCCAGCAGAGCAGGCAGACGCTCCATCTGTCCCTACGCCGCAGTTTGAACTAAAGGGGATGActtttccctctgctcccctTCTCAATTCAGACCCCTCTTACTGTGATGTTTATACCTCAGACAAACTCAACTTCCTCTGA
- the LOC139206715 gene encoding uncharacterized protein isoform X2: MIMMLLLLLLGACVGMGLSHDQLYGSTYRIRLLTMAHSIEFTPSYSSDVTILWKHNDPPAKEDSRRKVVDYFFVMSDLTQRDSGRYVLRDQNQRALSRTTIDVIASTKSYTKTPGEIFSFTSNLESKSCNIYFFPESEHGQTEMEAEIVRKGRLQWRVVDLLICNEFDVLDPCGILNEDIRTSCRGRYEVRDSNGDTALVVNLEVDEQQFEPSYIGIGVGLSLAAICCRCCVKCCCSGKSSKKDQSETAEDEPQPAVHYQEYDREPAGPRPDELSPPSETDYPPQPSCTPTGPLIHNPPPVDVPPAYSEVVAPAEQADAPSVPTPQFELKGMTFPSAPLLNSDPSYCDVYTSDKLNFL; this comes from the exons GCCTCTCGCATGATCAGCTGTATGGGAGCACATACAGAATAAGGCTTCTCACAATGGCCCATTCCATTGAGTTCACCCCTAGTTACAGCTCAGATGTGACAATCTTGTGGAAACACAATGACCCTCCAGCCAAAGAGGACAGTAGGCGGAAGGTGGTGGATTACTTCTTTGTAATGTCTGATTTAACCCAGAGAGACAGTGGCCGCTATGTACTAAGAGACCAAAATCAGAGAGCACTGTCTAGAACTACCATTGATGTCATAG CATCCACAAAGTCCTATACAAAGACTCCAGGTGAAATCTTCAGCTTCACTTCTAATCTGGAATCAAAGTCCTGCAACATCTACTTCTTCCCAGAAAGTGAACACGGCCAGACGGAGATGGAGGCAGAGATAGTTCGTAAAGGCAGGCTGCAGTGGCGGGTTGTGGATCTGTTGATTTGCAACGAGTTTGACGTCTTAGATCCATGTGGGATTTTAAATGAGGACATCAGAACGTCGTGCAGAGGGCGCTATGAGGTCAGAGATTCAAATGGCGATACAGCCTTAGTGGTGAATCTGGAAGTAGATGAGC AACAATTTGAACCATCTTACATTGGGATTGGCGTTGGCCTTTCCCTCGCTGCAATTTGCTGCCGTTGTTGCGTGAAGTGCTGCTGTAGTGGGAAGAGCTCCAAAAAGGACCAAAGTGAGACTGCTGAAGACGAACCTCAACCTGCCGTGCATTACCAAGAG TATGACAGGGAGCCTGCTGGACCGAGGCCAGACGAGCTCAGTCCGCCCTCGGAGACGGACTACCCCCCTCAGCCTTCCTGTACTCCAACTGGCCCGCtg ATACACAATCCTCCTCCTGTGGACGTGCCGCCAGCTTATTCTGAG GTTGTAGCTCCAGCAGAGCAGGCAGACGCTCCATCTGTCCCTACGCCGCAGTTTGAACTAAAGGGGATGActtttccctctgctcccctTCTCAATTCAGACCCCTCTTACTGTGATGTTTATACCTCAGACAAACTCAACTTCCTCTGA